In Conger conger chromosome 5, fConCon1.1, whole genome shotgun sequence, the DNA window TTTGGCAGCCTTGTTGCAGGCGTTGTGCTTGTTGCTTTGCAAGTGGTTCCAGTACTTGACGAGCTCGTTGGGCTGGAACTGGTGGGAGGTGATGAGTTGGCTGTACTTGCAGCTGGAGTAGGACACCCGCCAGTGGTTGAAGATGAACTCGTTGGGCGGGGGCACCGGGTCGATGCGCAGCTTGGCCAAGCAGATCCCCACGTACACGTCCTCCAGGTGAAGGCGGCGGATCCCCAGGGACACCCCGTAGATCTTCTCGGCCAGGTCGGCCGAGAAAACGTAGCCCGTCCCCGAGCAGAAGACGGGGTACCTCTCGCTGGGGTAGAGCTCCGGGGACATGTACCACTTGCTGTCCTTGTTCCGGTTCGGGGCGTAGCCCCTCATCAGGTAGCCGGTGAAGAAGTTGTGCCTGGGCGGGATCCCCGGCTTCAGCAGCTTTTGGACCAAGTACTCCGTGTTGACGAACATGTCGCTGTCGGTCTTCATGACGTAGGCGGCCTGCGGGCAGTGCGTGGCCACCCAGTTCATCCCCATGAGCGTCTTAATGGTCAGGTTGTAGTAAGTGTCCATGTACTCCTGCTGGACGATGTCACGGTGCCGCCGGCTCTCCTCCTCGATGGAGCGCTGCAGACGCACGTCGCCGGGCCTCCCCAGACCCAGCAGGAAAATGCGGACCAGGCCCAGGGCGGGGATCAGGCTGTGGTTCCCCCAAGTCTGCCGGATGGCCTTTCGAGCCTCCGCTTGCCCGGGCTCGGCCGCGATCAGCAGCACCAGGAAGGGCTTGGCATCCCGGCACACGTCCGGTTGGTTGATGATGTAGCGGTAAGGCCGGGCAAGCGGCTGCCCTACCGCCCCTTTCTCCCGGTACAAGCTGCTGTTGGCGCTCAGGGAGTTCTCCAGTCCCGTCACCTCTTGCACCTCCGCCTGGTTGGAGCTCAGGTTAGCCCCCGGCTTCGGGGGCACCGGCAGGGCCTCTCTCCACGGACTTCTCGGCGAGCTCTGGTTGGTCTCGCCCCTTGGGGAACGGAAGCCCCTCACGGTGTATGCCACGGGGTTGTCCCTCCTGCCGGGCAGCCAGTCCTGGCGGCTGACGAAGAGGAAGACCCCGGCGAGAGAGACCAGGGAGAAGATGCCCAGGGCGTGTGTGCGGAAGAGCGACCGCTTGACGCTCCAGGGCGTCTTGAAGGGGCAACAGTGCCGCCGCCTCCACTGCATGTTGCTGGGCAGCGCGCTGGTCACATCCAATCAAATCAGACATGTACGGTTAGCAGCCAGACCCTTATCGGAGTTGGCAGCTCGACGCGTTTGGGGCCCGCAGTGGAGCTACCGGGGGGATGACACATTTTCCACAAGAGCCACTTGGAACGACTTCTCAGGGTTTTGTGCTTTGGCGTAATGGGAAAAGAGGTCGATTCTTCAGGCTTCCGTCTTTGCCATCTagagaagagggggaaaaaaaggtcaaCAGCAGAAGGAAAACAATGAAGGCATTCTCAGTCTGTAGATGAGGAGCTGTGTGGTAATGTGGACATGATTTCCCAGTCCTGCTTGTGCCTCTGGGTTGTTGTTTCGAATTCTTGGTTTATACGTTTATTCAATTACAGTTTCTTCGATCACAATATTAATGCAGCCTTAAATTTTTTTGAAACTAAGCTCCTGCATGACAGTGGATCAATGTTTAGGATACACAAACCATCTCCGGCTGATCCGACTTGAGCCTTTAGTTAATATCTTGAGTTGAGTAAGGCGTGAGAGCCTCACTCTTGGCAGAAggaatcccccctccccctcccccaggctTGGACAATTTGTTGGTCACACAATATGGCATTCTACTGTAGCCTCAGTCTGCCTCTTTCACAGCTGCCCATTGCACTCCCACATCAAGGGAGAAAACGCCATCGCAACATAACGGCCTGAATCCACTGAGCGCTAGAGCAGAAACCCGGGCCAGTGCTAGTGACAGCAGCCGTCAGTCACCGCTCACCTTCAACCTCGCTTCAGCGTGCGCCGAGGGCCGTGGGAGAGAGGCAGACTACCCACAGTGCATTTCTCTTCATAACGCTGCTCTCACTAGGATATTGTTATACCGTACGGGTTAGTGTGTGCTACTTTATCTTTTTTGTACTAGTTTTCGTAAGTGTTACATGCCCATTTGTTGGCTTGcttcccccacctccccacaccgGCACACGGTCTGGTTTTCGCTCTGAGCTGGAGCAAAAGCGTTGTCCGTTCTCATTCTGAGATCTGGCTTCTTGGGGGATGTGACTGTTAGTCACGGCTGCATTACGCCAGGCTAACCTTTTCAGTGGTGCGTGTTTGCACTACCATGGCAAGCCCCGGAGAGGAAAGGTAGGCACTTCTTCCGCGGCAGTGGCAGATCTGTGCCAGCTTGATGTATGAGCGGTTGTTTTCCCCCCCGCGCACCCCCCTTCCCGTCCCCCGAGTAAATGTCCCCTAATAAAGATGTCTTGTTCTTAGTCATATTTACATTGTATATTTAAACATATTCCTCTCCTGTTTTGTATTCCGTTGTCGTCGCGGATGTCATACAGATTTCTGTATGTAGTAAAGCTGGCGGAACAATATACAGACATTTTTCTGCAGCATAAGCTAAACAAAGAGCTTTCTGCAAAACAGTGCCTCAAGGCACGTAACGTCATTCACAGTTGGCACTGTGGAGGGGAGGTATTCGCAAGCTGCTATAATGTCAGACATGTTCTGTGGTTAGTAGCATGTAGCGTGTGTGGTCTCTTGCAGATGCGCTGTTTCTTTTTGCTTGTTGATTGGATGTGGGCAGAGGCTAAGGCCGGGCAGATGCGTTAATAATCTGCCAGTGGGTTTAAGCCGGTCAGCGCGGTTTAATCCATTGGTTTCAATCTGAATTGTCATCAGTCCAATTGTGTCTATACGTGATATGCCACACCGGGAGGAAATGCCTTCCCCCATCGGTTATAAATCAGGGGAACAGCTCTTTGGCTCTCCTCCGAAAGGTCATTTGTGACAGGCACCCGGTCAATGGGAGGTGCATACGCGCTCATTTGTCAATCGAGTGAGACCCCTTGATGTCTGCAAACAAACGAGAGAATATTAACAGACAGCATGAAGTGCAGGATAAATATTAGTGCTGGATAAATATTTGGAAGGCAACTGTTTTCATTAGCTGTATCAAGGTGTGTAAGCCT includes these proteins:
- the LOC133129158 gene encoding beta-1,3-galactosyltransferase 2-like, which encodes MQWRRRHCCPFKTPWSVKRSLFRTHALGIFSLVSLAGVFLFVSRQDWLPGRRDNPVAYTVRGFRSPRGETNQSSPRSPWREALPVPPKPGANLSSNQAEVQEVTGLENSLSANSSLYREKGAVGQPLARPYRYIINQPDVCRDAKPFLVLLIAAEPGQAEARKAIRQTWGNHSLIPALGLVRIFLLGLGRPGDVRLQRSIEEESRRHRDIVQQEYMDTYYNLTIKTLMGMNWVATHCPQAAYVMKTDSDMFVNTEYLVQKLLKPGIPPRHNFFTGYLMRGYAPNRNKDSKWYMSPELYPSERYPVFCSGTGYVFSADLAEKIYGVSLGIRRLHLEDVYVGICLAKLRIDPVPPPNEFIFNHWRVSYSSCKYSQLITSHQFQPNELVKYWNHLQSNKHNACNKAAKEKAGRYRQRKLHWGRHQ